Proteins found in one Xenopus laevis strain J_2021 chromosome 1L, Xenopus_laevis_v10.1, whole genome shotgun sequence genomic segment:
- the LOC108715223 gene encoding putative uncharacterized protein DDB_G0271982: MKGCGCLRPETDSEYDEPSESSIEEIRRKPENSQVDGEMVLATAAVGGAIRAQRNQQEREINKRRELERRTKSNRQRERERNAEREKERRLQKERQRNVEKQRQRQADKHKQKRAEKQRQKRRNK, translated from the exons ATGAAAGGCTGTGGCTGCCTCCGCCCGGAGACTGACTCAGAGTATGATGAG CCCAGCGAAAGCTCTATAGAGGAAATCCGAAGAAAACCAGAAAACAGCCAAGTGGATGGAGAAATGGTTCTGGCCACAGCAGCTGTTGGAGGAGCTATTCGAGCACAAAGGAACCAAcaggagagagagataaataaaaGGAGGGAACTTGAGAGGAGAACAAAGAGCAACaggcaaagagagagagaacGCAATGCAGAGCGGGAAAAAGAAAGGCGACTGCAAAAAGAAAGACAGAGGAATGTTGAAAAGCAAAGACAGAGGCAGGCTGACAAACACAAACAAAAGCGGGCAGAGAAACAGAGGcaaaaaaggagaaacaaataa